A region from the Saccharicrinis carchari genome encodes:
- a CDS encoding aminopeptidase P family protein yields MFSINTYTKRRHRLKSKLNTGIALFMGNVDASMNYTNNTYHFRQDSTFLYFFGLDYPGLAGLIDFESGEEILFGDDFTIDDIIWMGPQPTLKQNAAKAGISQTHPFAKLKDIIGKALLQGRKIHFTPPYRGKNIIVLSELLNILPAQVKNQASLPLINACIALRSIKEPCEIEEMERHMQTAYRMHTTAMKMAQPGITEQEITGIVEGISMSGGGMVSFPVICSVRGETLHNHYHGNTLKLGDLLLLDAGSESPLHYATDHTRTSPVGGMFTQKQKEIYQIVFDANNKALAASRPGITYKEVHLLAARTIASGLKDLGLMRGDVDEAVAAGAHALFMPHGLGHMIGLDVHDMEDYGDTLVGYDEETPRSTQFGLAALRLGRRLEPNFVVTNEPGIYFIPALIDQWKAKGKHTAYINYDKLESYKTFGGIRLEDDILITETGNRILGERIPINPEDVEHMVKSGA; encoded by the coding sequence ATGTTTTCAATAAATACTTATACCAAACGCCGCCATCGTTTAAAATCTAAATTAAATACCGGCATCGCCCTTTTTATGGGCAATGTAGATGCCAGTATGAATTATACAAACAACACCTACCATTTTAGACAGGACAGTACTTTTTTGTATTTCTTCGGATTGGATTATCCGGGCCTGGCCGGACTTATCGACTTTGAAAGTGGCGAAGAAATATTGTTTGGGGACGACTTTACCATAGATGATATTATATGGATGGGTCCTCAGCCTACCTTAAAACAAAATGCGGCCAAGGCAGGCATTTCGCAAACCCACCCTTTTGCCAAGCTGAAAGATATCATCGGTAAGGCGCTGTTGCAAGGGCGTAAAATTCATTTCACCCCGCCCTACAGAGGAAAAAATATCATTGTACTCAGTGAGCTCTTAAATATTCTGCCGGCACAGGTAAAAAATCAAGCCTCGCTCCCATTGATAAATGCCTGTATTGCCTTGCGATCCATAAAGGAACCCTGCGAAATAGAAGAAATGGAACGCCACATGCAAACGGCCTACCGCATGCATACCACTGCGATGAAAATGGCACAACCCGGAATTACAGAGCAGGAAATAACCGGTATAGTTGAAGGCATATCCATGTCGGGAGGTGGGATGGTTTCCTTCCCTGTTATCTGTTCGGTGCGTGGCGAAACCCTGCATAACCATTATCATGGTAATACCCTAAAGCTAGGCGACCTGTTATTACTGGATGCAGGCAGCGAATCGCCGCTCCATTATGCCACGGACCATACCCGCACCTCACCCGTGGGGGGAATGTTTACGCAAAAACAAAAAGAAATTTATCAGATCGTATTCGATGCCAACAACAAGGCACTGGCAGCGAGTCGACCCGGCATTACGTATAAAGAGGTGCATTTGTTGGCAGCGCGTACCATTGCATCCGGACTTAAAGACCTGGGCTTGATGAGGGGCGATGTGGACGAAGCGGTTGCTGCCGGTGCACATGCCTTATTTATGCCGCATGGCCTAGGTCATATGATTGGCCTGGACGTACACGACATGGAAGATTATGGCGACACGCTGGTGGGCTACGACGAGGAAACGCCGCGCAGTACGCAGTTTGGCCTGGCAGCTTTACGCCTGGGGCGCAGGCTAGAACCTAACTTTGTAGTGACCAACGAACCGGGTATTTATTTTATACCGGCTTTAATTGATCAATGGAAAGCCAAAGGAAAACATACCGCCTATATCAACTACGATAAACTGGAATCGTATAAAACATTTGGAGGGATAAGGTTAGAAGATGACATCTTAATTACCGAAACGGGAAACAGAATTCTGGGTGAGCGTATTCCCATTAATCCCGAAGATGTAGAGCATATGGTAAAATCAGGAGCTTGA
- a CDS encoding carboxylesterase family protein encodes MRTLTIILSSIMFTMMGVLNAQNSDAFIKKEFVKDGATLKYNILYPQKMKSGKKYPLVLFLHGSGERGTDNQKQLTHGSALFLKEELRKKYPAVVLFPQCPPKVMWTHRKKEKSPTGDWEFEFPLGQQPTLPAFLVNELVDEWLASGKIDTRRVYIMGLSMGGIGALDFLYRWPEKYAAANVICGGHDPQLVSAYQHVPIWFFHGAKDDVVPPLYSRQIYEEHKKWNAKTKYTLYPEANHNSWDPAFAEPHFLKWLFKQKK; translated from the coding sequence ATGAGAACACTGACCATAATCCTAAGTTCAATCATGTTTACGATGATGGGCGTTTTAAATGCACAAAATTCAGATGCCTTTATAAAAAAGGAATTTGTTAAGGATGGAGCTACATTAAAGTATAATATTCTCTATCCTCAAAAGATGAAATCCGGGAAAAAATATCCCCTGGTATTGTTTCTTCATGGATCCGGTGAGCGAGGTACCGATAATCAAAAGCAGCTCACCCATGGATCAGCACTATTTTTGAAAGAGGAGCTTAGAAAAAAGTATCCTGCCGTTGTACTTTTTCCACAATGTCCGCCAAAGGTGATGTGGACGCACCGGAAAAAGGAAAAGTCACCCACAGGGGATTGGGAATTCGAATTCCCCCTTGGACAGCAACCCACCCTGCCTGCCTTTTTGGTGAATGAGTTGGTAGATGAATGGTTAGCTTCGGGTAAGATAGATACGCGCAGGGTTTATATTATGGGCTTATCTATGGGAGGGATTGGTGCACTGGACTTTTTGTATCGATGGCCTGAGAAATATGCTGCTGCCAATGTTATATGTGGTGGCCATGATCCCCAATTGGTTTCTGCCTATCAGCATGTTCCCATTTGGTTTTTTCATGGTGCTAAAGATGATGTGGTGCCGCCCTTGTATTCGCGCCAAATATACGAAGAACACAAAAAATGGAATGCGAAAACAAAATATACCCTTTATCCGGAGGCTAATCACAATAGCTGGGATCCGGCTTTTGCTGAACCCCATTTTTTAAAGTGGTTGTTTAAGCAGAAAAAGTAA
- a CDS encoding tetratricopeptide repeat protein, whose translation MKNETVQTKLSNKQTHIQRAYALLNTSKAYRASCEYNKALEYGFEALAEIEKTNDKPKIAESLNYIGILQRQLNKYDQALQYYQQARNLNEESKNKQGCVKNLNNIGIAYRHLKQYDKALDYYLQAVQLKNEIGDKSGLSKTLNNIGILFRKLGDHNKSLQYLEQSLKLKEEYNDTISTAKTLNNIGIVYKDLNQHQKALDYLLQSLQFKEELNNTIGIAVTYNNIGSVYGSLEQHTKALEYYQKSLSLRKKSCHPKDIALLYNNIGGTLIQLGNYAKARLHLDWARDIAKELNNIELITENYQHSSELYTLERNYEKAYRDYMLLSLLKDSMQSLQNKQNVKHIEAQYNFSKKEEELKYLEEQRIFAIKMTALLILLAVFMTSIVIYIAYRLKNKNNLLLKHKNSELEQQKTALKESQLRYRQLVENAGEVILVEQGGLCKYVNKRITATLGYQPDQLTGTSIYKIVHPEDKPLLKASLKHISKNEKAPVVLTFRALNKALEFKWIEINTVRFIWEGKPASLSFLEDITERKLQEEALSKAKKKAEESDRLKTAFLANMSHEIRTPMNAILGFTDLLKQSQPNEKEREAYINIIDHGGQLLLSIINDIIDISKIESGQMTVRNTMVNLSQQVRLTHKLLQHEAYKKNLRFEISIDQETECYTDQEKIQAILTNLVKNAIKFTHSGHVKFGFETKGDNIRFFVEDSGLGIKKDRQPYIFERFVQAEQAFPQEGTGLGLAISKAFVEMLNGNIWLESEPGKGSTFYFTIPAFPQ comes from the coding sequence GTGAAAAACGAAACTGTACAAACAAAGCTTTCGAACAAACAAACACACATTCAAAGAGCCTACGCACTTCTTAATACCAGTAAGGCGTACCGAGCATCATGCGAATACAACAAGGCGCTCGAATATGGCTTTGAAGCGCTGGCCGAGATTGAAAAAACCAATGATAAGCCCAAAATTGCAGAATCGCTTAACTACATCGGCATCCTTCAGCGACAACTGAATAAATACGACCAGGCTTTGCAGTACTACCAACAGGCCAGAAACTTAAACGAAGAATCAAAAAACAAACAAGGGTGTGTAAAAAATTTAAACAATATCGGTATCGCTTATCGGCACTTAAAACAATACGACAAAGCGCTGGATTATTACCTGCAAGCGGTGCAATTAAAAAACGAAATAGGCGATAAATCCGGACTCTCCAAAACATTGAACAACATAGGCATCTTGTTTCGAAAATTAGGAGACCATAACAAATCGCTACAGTACCTTGAACAGTCATTAAAATTAAAGGAAGAATATAACGACACGATTAGCACAGCAAAAACGTTGAACAACATTGGTATTGTTTATAAAGATTTAAACCAGCACCAAAAAGCCCTTGATTATTTATTGCAGTCGCTACAATTTAAAGAAGAACTTAACAATACGATTGGAATAGCCGTAACTTATAACAACATAGGTTCTGTTTATGGTAGCCTGGAGCAACACACGAAGGCACTGGAGTATTACCAAAAATCCTTGAGCCTTAGAAAAAAATCATGCCATCCAAAAGATATTGCTCTGTTGTACAATAACATCGGAGGCACGCTCATTCAGTTGGGTAACTATGCCAAAGCCCGCTTGCACCTTGATTGGGCGAGGGACATAGCCAAAGAACTGAATAACATAGAACTCATTACGGAAAATTATCAGCACTCCTCAGAACTTTACACACTCGAAAGAAATTACGAAAAAGCATATCGCGATTACATGCTCCTTTCGCTATTGAAGGACAGCATGCAAAGTTTGCAAAATAAACAGAACGTAAAACATATTGAAGCCCAATACAATTTCAGTAAAAAGGAAGAGGAACTGAAATATTTGGAGGAGCAAAGGATTTTTGCTATTAAGATGACTGCCTTATTAATTTTGCTGGCAGTTTTTATGACTTCAATTGTTATTTATATTGCATACCGGTTAAAAAATAAAAATAATCTATTATTAAAACATAAAAACAGCGAATTAGAGCAGCAAAAAACTGCGTTAAAAGAGAGCCAGTTGCGATATAGGCAACTGGTAGAAAATGCGGGTGAGGTTATACTCGTGGAACAGGGTGGGCTTTGTAAATATGTGAACAAGCGCATTACAGCTACTTTGGGTTATCAGCCGGATCAATTGACCGGCACATCTATATACAAAATTGTACACCCCGAAGATAAGCCATTATTGAAAGCAAGTCTTAAGCATATTTCAAAAAATGAAAAAGCCCCTGTAGTACTCACTTTTAGGGCGCTTAACAAAGCGCTTGAGTTTAAATGGATAGAAATAAATACGGTACGGTTTATTTGGGAAGGTAAGCCGGCAAGTCTTAGCTTTCTGGAGGATATAACAGAACGAAAGCTGCAAGAAGAAGCCCTTAGTAAAGCCAAGAAAAAGGCCGAAGAAAGCGACCGTTTAAAAACAGCATTCCTGGCCAATATGAGCCACGAGATACGTACACCCATGAACGCCATCCTGGGCTTTACCGATTTACTGAAGCAATCGCAACCCAATGAGAAGGAAAGGGAAGCATACATTAACATTATCGACCACGGCGGACAACTCTTGCTAAGCATTATCAACGACATTATTGATATCTCAAAAATTGAGTCAGGGCAGATGACGGTGCGCAATACAATGGTTAACCTAAGCCAGCAGGTACGGTTGACCCACAAACTATTACAGCACGAGGCATACAAAAAAAATTTGCGGTTCGAAATAAGTATCGACCAAGAAACAGAATGCTATACCGATCAGGAAAAAATACAGGCCATACTAACCAATTTGGTAAAAAACGCCATTAAATTTACCCATTCAGGACATGTGAAATTTGGCTTTGAAACAAAAGGCGATAATATCAGGTTTTTTGTTGAGGACAGCGGATTGGGGATAAAAAAAGACAGACAACCCTACATCTTCGAACGATTTGTACAGGCCGAACAGGCATTCCCCCAAGAGGGCACCGGACTGGGTCTGGCCATTTCAAAAGCTTTTGTTGAAATGTTAAACGGTAATATTTGGTTAGAGTCGGAACCCGGAAAGGGCAGTACTTTTTATTTTACGATCCCTGCTTTTCCCCAATAA
- the fabD gene encoding ACP S-malonyltransferase, translating to MKAFVFPGQGAQFVGMGKDLYEKSEEAKALFEKANEILGFRITDLMFEGSDEDLKQTKVTQPAIFLHSVLLAKTMGDAFKPEMVAGHSLGEFSALVAAGAMSFEDGLKLVSQRALAMQKACEAEPSTMAAIVGLEDAIVEEVCESIDEVVVAANYNCPGQLVISGSFAGIDKACELLTEKGAKRAIKLPVGGAFHSPLMEPAREELAAAIQATEISNPVCPVYQNVSAQPFTEPAQIKENLVAQLTAPVRWTQTVQNMIADGATSFTEVGPGKVLQGLVKKVDRSMQVAGVSALQ from the coding sequence ATGAAAGCATTTGTATTTCCGGGTCAAGGTGCCCAATTTGTTGGTATGGGCAAGGATCTGTACGAAAAATCAGAAGAAGCTAAAGCGCTATTTGAAAAAGCAAACGAAATTTTAGGCTTCCGGATTACCGACCTTATGTTTGAAGGTAGCGATGAAGACCTAAAACAAACCAAAGTTACCCAACCCGCCATTTTTCTACACTCCGTTTTATTGGCTAAAACTATGGGAGATGCCTTTAAACCCGAAATGGTGGCCGGGCACTCCTTAGGGGAGTTTAGCGCCTTGGTGGCTGCGGGAGCCATGTCGTTTGAGGACGGATTAAAACTGGTTTCGCAACGCGCCCTGGCTATGCAAAAAGCATGCGAAGCAGAGCCGTCAACCATGGCCGCCATCGTTGGACTGGAGGATGCCATTGTAGAAGAGGTTTGCGAAAGTATTGACGAGGTAGTAGTTGCCGCTAATTACAACTGTCCCGGACAGTTGGTTATCTCAGGCTCTTTTGCCGGTATAGACAAGGCCTGCGAACTGCTCACCGAAAAAGGAGCGAAGCGAGCCATCAAACTCCCCGTGGGCGGCGCTTTCCACTCGCCACTGATGGAGCCTGCCCGCGAAGAGCTGGCCGCAGCAATTCAAGCCACCGAAATCAGCAACCCCGTTTGCCCCGTATATCAAAACGTGAGTGCCCAACCCTTTACCGAGCCTGCTCAAATTAAAGAAAACCTGGTGGCACAGTTAACGGCGCCCGTCCGTTGGACACAAACCGTACAAAACATGATAGCCGATGGCGCTACCTCATTTACCGAAGTAGGCCCCGGAAAAGTTTTGCAGGGACTGGTGAAAAAAGTAGACCGAAGCATGCAGGTAGCGGGTGTGAGTGCTCTGCAATAG
- a CDS encoding M81 family metallopeptidase — MKKYLLSLVAMVVLLWACTNKKQRELPKVAIAGIAIESSTFSPAQTHEEDFHTDIQEEVFSFYPFFAADSLNRNRADWVPTLRAKAIPGGIVTRETYESLVSKTLNLLKADLPYDGLFLDIHGAMSVVGLDDPEGDFIVRIREVVGYETVISTCMDLHGNVSKRLAQNTDLMTCYRLAPHEDAMESKKRAVDNLLYRLENGLGKPAYKAWIPVPILLPGEKTSTRIEPGKSLYAKVEPLANQKGVVDAAIWVGYAWADEPRNHAVVMAVGDDKGKVEEAAEELAHTFWNVRKEFDFVAPVADLDECLDRAIASAKKPFVISDMGDNPTAGGAGDVTWTLNEILKRKEFKRADGPTLIYASIPGPELIEQAVKLGVGAKVKANVGAMVDDRFSPPIELSGVVTAIKQGDRNAITEVVVKTGSLHVIVTQKRKPYHRLVDFTDLDLDPENSAIVMVKIGYLVPELYNMRGDWLMASTPGGVDQDLERLGYERINRPMFPLDKDMEEPDLSARFIPLSGS, encoded by the coding sequence ATGAAAAAATATTTGTTAAGTCTTGTTGCTATGGTGGTTTTACTTTGGGCCTGTACAAATAAAAAGCAGCGCGAACTTCCCAAAGTAGCCATAGCCGGAATTGCTATTGAGTCGAGTACTTTTTCGCCGGCTCAAACCCACGAGGAAGATTTTCATACGGACATTCAAGAGGAGGTCTTTTCCTTTTATCCGTTTTTTGCTGCTGATTCTCTAAACCGAAACCGAGCCGATTGGGTTCCTACGCTTCGTGCCAAGGCCATTCCCGGCGGAATAGTAACCCGCGAAACCTATGAGTCATTGGTAAGCAAAACCCTGAATTTGCTTAAAGCGGATTTACCTTACGATGGATTGTTTTTAGATATTCACGGTGCGATGAGCGTGGTGGGATTGGACGATCCCGAAGGAGATTTTATAGTGCGAATAAGAGAAGTGGTGGGTTATGAAACAGTTATTTCTACCTGTATGGATTTGCATGGCAACGTATCCAAACGATTGGCTCAAAACACAGATTTAATGACTTGTTACAGGCTGGCTCCGCACGAGGATGCTATGGAATCGAAAAAAAGAGCGGTGGATAATTTATTGTACCGCTTAGAGAACGGATTAGGAAAACCGGCCTATAAAGCCTGGATTCCCGTGCCTATTTTATTACCCGGTGAAAAAACCAGTACACGCATAGAGCCGGGGAAAAGCCTTTATGCCAAAGTGGAACCCCTGGCCAATCAAAAAGGTGTGGTGGATGCTGCCATATGGGTGGGGTATGCCTGGGCCGATGAGCCACGGAACCATGCGGTAGTTATGGCCGTGGGCGACGATAAGGGAAAAGTAGAAGAGGCAGCCGAAGAATTGGCTCATACCTTTTGGAACGTGAGAAAAGAGTTTGATTTTGTAGCGCCGGTGGCCGACTTAGACGAGTGTCTCGACAGAGCCATTGCAAGTGCTAAAAAACCTTTTGTAATCAGCGATATGGGCGATAACCCTACAGCAGGCGGAGCAGGTGATGTTACCTGGACACTAAACGAAATTTTAAAGCGTAAAGAGTTTAAAAGAGCAGACGGACCCACCTTGATATATGCCTCCATTCCAGGTCCCGAATTGATTGAGCAAGCGGTAAAGCTGGGGGTAGGCGCAAAGGTTAAAGCCAATGTGGGTGCTATGGTAGACGATCGTTTTTCGCCACCCATAGAATTATCGGGTGTGGTAACTGCCATAAAACAGGGCGATAGAAATGCCATAACCGAAGTGGTGGTAAAAACCGGGAGCTTACATGTTATTGTTACTCAAAAGCGGAAGCCCTACCATCGTTTGGTCGATTTTACCGATTTGGATCTCGATCCCGAAAATTCAGCTATTGTTATGGTTAAAATAGGCTACCTGGTGCCTGAGCTGTATAATATGCGTGGCGATTGGCTCATGGCCTCAACACCGGGAGGTGTGGATCAGGATTTGGAACGACTGGGGTATGAGCGCATTAACAGACCCATGTTTCCGCTCGATAAAGATATGGAAGAACCGGATTTGTCAGCTCGTTTTATCCCGCTATCGGGTTCGTGA
- a CDS encoding SPOR domain-containing protein has protein sequence MFKIVFTVVLCLFFGVATSQENAGLTFFNDLQSQSPGGGNLTIVQDTGIANLVGMHINANNRSKLIDGFRIQLYLGSNNNAKKEATQVKAHLLSLFPDERPYVVYEAPFWRVQVGDFRSKNEAFPLYKKLKSEFPACYPVPVNNIPLSNLK, from the coding sequence ATGTTTAAAATCGTTTTTACCGTTGTACTATGTTTATTCTTTGGGGTGGCCACGTCGCAGGAAAATGCAGGTCTTACTTTTTTTAACGATCTGCAAAGTCAAAGCCCCGGTGGTGGAAACCTTACCATTGTTCAGGATACGGGCATTGCCAACCTGGTAGGTATGCATATCAACGCCAACAACAGAAGCAAGTTAATAGACGGTTTCCGGATACAACTCTATTTAGGATCTAATAACAATGCCAAAAAAGAAGCCACGCAAGTAAAAGCCCACCTGCTAAGCTTGTTTCCCGACGAAAGGCCTTATGTTGTTTACGAAGCGCCTTTTTGGAGGGTGCAAGTAGGCGATTTTAGAAGCAAGAACGAAGCATTCCCGCTCTACAAAAAGCTAAAAAGTGAGTTCCCGGCCTGCTACCCCGTACCCGTCAACAATATTCCTTTGTCCAATTTAAAGTGA
- a CDS encoding universal stress protein: MKRILVPIDFSESAMNALKHGIAIANKLDSDLRIIHVNTKMSAQVYLQKNAGLLVSENAEEWLSDIVYNCKKDYRVPGGTIDYKVREGNVFKEISNQAKYDDTTLIVMGTHGASGFEDKYIGSNAYRLVSASPAPVLAIRPERVWRGINKIVLPISNRKASRQKVPAVVGLAKLFDAKIFVVGVKEKGYNLLNSRVNVYVRQTVKFIEKNTKLSVESKILKQGDRAMVLLNFASSIDADVLATGIHHSGNPFDNLIKPFANQIINQSDCPVLAIPTKEMLSLSTNY; this comes from the coding sequence ATGAAGCGAATATTGGTTCCTATTGATTTTTCCGAAAGTGCTATGAATGCCTTAAAGCATGGTATAGCCATAGCAAATAAATTGGATAGCGATTTACGTATCATACATGTCAATACCAAAATGTCGGCGCAAGTGTACTTGCAAAAAAATGCCGGTTTATTGGTTTCGGAAAATGCAGAAGAATGGCTGAGTGATATTGTATACAATTGCAAAAAGGACTACAGGGTGCCGGGTGGAACCATAGACTATAAAGTGAGAGAAGGGAACGTATTCAAGGAAATTAGCAATCAGGCCAAGTACGACGACACCACCTTAATTGTAATGGGAACACACGGCGCTTCGGGCTTCGAGGATAAATATATCGGCAGCAATGCTTACCGTTTGGTAAGTGCATCGCCCGCACCCGTGCTAGCAATACGACCCGAGCGGGTATGGAGAGGGATAAATAAAATAGTATTGCCCATAAGCAACCGGAAAGCGAGTCGGCAAAAAGTTCCTGCAGTTGTGGGATTGGCTAAACTGTTTGATGCAAAAATATTTGTCGTTGGCGTTAAGGAAAAAGGGTATAACCTGTTGAATAGTCGCGTAAATGTGTATGTACGACAAACGGTTAAGTTTATCGAAAAAAACACAAAGCTGAGCGTAGAGTCGAAGATATTGAAACAGGGAGACAGGGCCATGGTACTATTAAACTTTGCCAGCAGTATAGATGCAGATGTTTTAGCAACCGGAATACATCACTCCGGCAATCCTTTCGATAATTTGATTAAACCCTTTGCCAATCAGATCATTAACCAATCAGACTGCCCTGTACTTGCCATACCAACAAAAGAAATGCTATCTTTGAGCACTAATTATTAG